A single Sulfurimonas aquatica DNA region contains:
- a CDS encoding sugar phosphorylase, translating to MLNIQYKSHTIKERLEILYEKSEAEVALKEINALIKTYKTRVDSKEYHLSEEDTILITYGDQVQLPYEPPLQTLNKFLDNYLKGIINSVHILPFYPYSSDDGFSVINYSEVDPKMGSWNEVEGISKDYRLMVDGVINHISQYSDWFKGYLAGEAKYDNYFIDLDPITNLSEVVRPRASPLLSEFTDKDGKIHNIWTTFSKDQVDLNYANYKVLISVLDALFQYVEKGATLIRLDAIAFIWKEVGTPCVHLAQTHELIQLMREVLHKVAPEVIMITETNVPHDENISYFGSGSDEAQMVYNFALPPLLAHSVLQSDTKKLTTWAKTLSLPSDKVCFFNFTASHDGCGLRPVSGLLSDEELDYLVQNTQEHGGLVSFRDTPEGKKPYELNCSFIDILSHPDEEDSIKVKRMLLTQAVALAMPGVPGIYFHSLVGSHNYHEGVKLSGVNRTINREKFNYDRLVKILESDGSMEKIIFSAYRRLISIRTHEKAFNPHSKFAFYDFHKSVFAIFQESLDKSESILALHNFSNKEVDFDLGDDFDVDMNDLLSNKTVSKREKVKLLPYQIMWLKN from the coding sequence ATGCTAAACATACAGTATAAATCACACACCATTAAAGAGCGTTTAGAAATCCTTTATGAAAAAAGTGAAGCTGAAGTTGCGCTCAAAGAGATTAATGCTCTTATAAAAACATATAAAACAAGAGTGGACTCTAAAGAGTATCACTTAAGCGAAGAGGATACTATACTCATCACTTACGGAGACCAAGTGCAACTCCCTTATGAGCCACCACTTCAAACGCTAAATAAGTTTCTAGATAACTACCTCAAAGGAATTATTAACTCTGTACATATATTGCCATTTTATCCCTACTCGAGCGATGATGGATTTTCAGTAATCAACTATAGCGAAGTTGATCCAAAAATGGGTTCGTGGAATGAAGTAGAGGGAATTAGTAAAGATTATCGACTGATGGTTGACGGCGTTATAAATCATATCTCTCAGTACTCTGATTGGTTTAAGGGTTATCTAGCAGGCGAGGCAAAATATGATAACTATTTTATAGACTTAGATCCTATAACAAACCTTAGTGAAGTGGTAAGGCCCAGAGCTTCGCCACTTCTCTCTGAGTTTACAGATAAAGATGGAAAGATCCATAATATCTGGACGACTTTTAGCAAGGACCAAGTTGATTTAAACTATGCAAACTATAAGGTTCTTATATCAGTATTGGATGCTCTTTTTCAGTATGTAGAAAAAGGCGCAACGCTGATTCGTTTAGACGCCATAGCGTTTATATGGAAAGAGGTAGGTACGCCTTGCGTACATCTTGCTCAAACACATGAACTTATTCAGCTAATGCGAGAGGTTTTACACAAGGTTGCACCTGAAGTTATCATGATTACCGAGACTAACGTACCTCATGATGAAAATATCTCCTACTTTGGAAGCGGTAGCGATGAAGCGCAGATGGTTTATAACTTTGCCCTTCCACCTCTGCTTGCTCACTCGGTTTTACAATCTGACACAAAAAAGCTAACAACTTGGGCAAAAACACTAAGCCTTCCAAGCGATAAGGTCTGCTTCTTTAACTTTACGGCTTCTCATGATGGCTGTGGACTACGGCCTGTAAGTGGGCTACTTAGCGATGAAGAGCTAGACTATCTAGTTCAGAACACGCAAGAGCATGGCGGTTTAGTCTCTTTTAGAGATACGCCCGAGGGCAAAAAACCTTATGAGCTTAACTGCTCATTTATAGACATACTCTCTCATCCTGATGAAGAAGATAGCATTAAAGTAAAGCGGATGTTACTAACGCAGGCGGTAGCTCTTGCAATGCCTGGAGTCCCCGGGATATATTTTCATTCACTTGTAGGCTCGCATAACTACCATGAAGGAGTTAAGCTCAGTGGTGTAAATAGAACTATAAACCGAGAGAAATTTAACTATGATAGATTGGTAAAGATACTAGAGAGTGATGGCTCTATGGAGAAGATTATATTTTCAGCATATAGAAGGCTCATATCGATTCGTACACATGAAAAAGCATTTAATCCACACTCAAAATTTGCGTTTTACGATTTTCATAAATCAGTTTTTGCCATTTTTCAAGAGTCATTGGATAAGAGCGAGTCTATCTTAGCTCTGCATAACTTCTCAAACAAGGAAGTGGATTTTGACTTAGGTGATGACTTTGACGTAGATATGAATGATTTATTGTCAAATAAAACAGTTTCTAAGAGAGAGAAAGTTAAACTGTTACCATATCAAATCATGTGGTTAAAAAATTAA
- a CDS encoding glycosyl transferase: protein MSDFFQNGVITTLQNVGDRSLESIEKELEEFSKRRNMVLLLPALYSEFETPAMQTIIDELKNVKYLHKIILGLDRATEEQFIEVKKRMSVLECDVDVLWNDGPAIKSIYKELSDEHFPGLDTPGKGRNVWTMIGYGLTEQDNYAFALHDCDIVNYKRDIVARLFYPIVHPGLDFEFNKGYYSRVTHKLHGRVTRLFYTPLIKALSVTFGSNRYLDYMESFRYALSGEFAFIRSLGRGIGISPTWGLEVSTLSEVYKNTSNRRICQTEIMESYEHKHQELGSQDDGGGVYKMANDIAKTLFRILAQEGIVFSEASFKTLLSSYYQESRFEISKYNALSKINSLEYNRQDEILAVEAFQDAICTASKEYYEDPMGVPPMSPWITVRSVMPEFSDTFYKAVKSDNEKI, encoded by the coding sequence GTGTCAGATTTTTTTCAAAATGGCGTTATCACAACGCTGCAAAACGTAGGTGATCGTTCTTTAGAGAGTATAGAAAAAGAGTTAGAAGAGTTTTCTAAACGCAGAAATATGGTTTTACTTCTACCCGCGCTCTACTCTGAGTTTGAAACACCTGCAATGCAGACCATAATAGATGAGCTTAAAAATGTAAAATATCTTCATAAAATCATCTTAGGACTTGATAGAGCCACTGAAGAGCAGTTTATAGAGGTTAAAAAAAGGATGAGCGTTCTTGAATGTGACGTAGACGTACTATGGAATGATGGACCTGCCATAAAGTCAATCTATAAAGAGTTGAGCGATGAGCATTTTCCAGGTTTAGACACTCCGGGAAAAGGGCGAAACGTATGGACGATGATAGGGTATGGTTTAACTGAACAGGACAATTACGCTTTTGCACTTCATGATTGTGACATTGTAAACTATAAACGCGACATAGTCGCTCGTCTATTTTATCCCATAGTTCACCCTGGGCTTGATTTTGAGTTTAACAAAGGGTACTACTCTCGCGTTACACATAAACTTCACGGTCGTGTTACGCGACTCTTTTATACACCACTCATAAAAGCGTTAAGCGTCACGTTTGGGAGTAATAGATACTTAGACTATATGGAGAGTTTTCGTTACGCTCTCTCAGGAGAGTTCGCGTTTATTCGCTCACTTGGTCGTGGCATTGGGATATCGCCAACCTGGGGACTTGAAGTCTCGACTCTCTCTGAGGTCTATAAAAATACTTCTAACAGAAGAATATGTCAGACAGAGATTATGGAGAGTTACGAGCATAAGCACCAAGAGTTAGGCTCACAAGACGATGGCGGCGGCGTTTATAAGATGGCAAACGACATAGCAAAAACACTCTTTAGAATACTTGCACAAGAGGGTATTGTGTTCTCAGAAGCCTCATTTAAAACGCTACTCTCCTCTTACTATCAAGAGTCGCGTTTTGAGATTTCAAAATATAACGCGCTGAGTAAAATAAACTCTTTAGAGTATAACCGTCAAGATGAAATCTTAGCGGTTGAAGCTTTTCAAGACGCTATATGCACCGCTTCAAAAGAGTACTATGAAGACCCAATGGGAGTGCCACCAATGTCTCCATGGATAACGGTGCGTTCAGTTATGCCAGAGTTTTCAGATACTTTTTATAAAGCCGTGAAGTCCGATAACGAGAAAATATAA
- a CDS encoding glycerate kinase type-2 family protein has product MSKELAREIFSSALEEALPKNFMQKHCRLDENILTLKESRYDLSRYKNLYVFGSGKAAHTMAVEIENILLKRIYKGLVIAPDEGDLKKIELRVGSHPIPSKKSIESTKALVEMMQECDEDDLYIFLLSGGSSALMELPLDSISLEELQSTTSLMLSHNLEIHEINAVRKHLSQIKGGRLSHLCRAQGAVLVVSDIIDNALDSIGSAPLYCDESSFGDVKNILDSKEIFSKMPLSVQKSILKGMRGEIDESPFFPLRRVEHIILSSNSQAVDRAVGYAISLGISVEKVIEPMEGEVTLMVKKMLQTAKESPQKCLIFGGECTVALDGDGMGGRNQHATLLMLKEIKEQDLEITFLSASTDGIDGNSDAAGAVVDSSSYSYMLSIDEYIKNFDSYNYLKSENSLIMTGPSGTNVIDIALIIKGD; this is encoded by the coding sequence ATGTCTAAAGAGTTAGCAAGAGAGATTTTTAGTAGTGCACTTGAAGAAGCACTGCCTAAAAACTTTATGCAAAAACATTGTAGATTAGATGAAAATATTTTAACTCTTAAAGAGTCTAGATATGACTTGAGTAGATACAAAAATCTATATGTTTTTGGCTCAGGAAAAGCAGCTCATACTATGGCTGTAGAGATAGAAAATATTCTTTTAAAGAGAATTTATAAGGGTCTTGTAATCGCTCCAGATGAAGGAGATCTCAAAAAAATAGAGCTCAGAGTTGGCTCACATCCAATCCCTTCAAAAAAGAGCATAGAGTCGACAAAGGCACTTGTTGAGATGATGCAAGAGTGTGATGAAGATGATCTATACATCTTTTTACTCTCTGGTGGAAGTTCAGCATTGATGGAGTTACCCTTAGATTCAATTAGCTTAGAGGAGCTTCAATCTACTACTTCACTCATGCTCTCACATAATTTGGAGATACATGAGATAAACGCAGTGAGAAAACATCTCTCGCAAATCAAAGGTGGAAGACTCTCTCATCTATGCAGAGCACAAGGTGCAGTTTTAGTAGTCTCTGACATTATTGACAATGCACTCGACAGCATAGGGTCGGCTCCACTCTATTGTGATGAGAGTAGCTTTGGTGATGTTAAAAATATTTTAGATTCAAAAGAGATATTTTCAAAAATGCCCTTGTCTGTTCAAAAGAGTATACTAAAAGGAATGAGGGGTGAAATAGATGAATCGCCATTTTTTCCACTTAGAAGAGTCGAACATATCATATTGTCTTCAAACAGCCAAGCAGTTGATAGAGCTGTGGGGTATGCTATCTCACTTGGAATAAGCGTTGAAAAAGTTATAGAACCTATGGAGGGTGAAGTTACTTTAATGGTAAAAAAGATGCTCCAAACTGCAAAAGAGTCCCCGCAAAAATGTTTAATTTTTGGCGGAGAGTGCACAGTCGCCTTAGATGGAGACGGCATGGGTGGAAGAAACCAGCATGCAACTCTCTTGATGCTCAAAGAGATAAAAGAGCAGGACTTAGAGATAACTTTTTTATCAGCTTCAACAGATGGCATAGATGGAAACAGTGATGCAGCAGGAGCAGTTGTGGATAGCAGTAGCTACTCTTACATGCTTAGTATAGATGAGTATATAAAAAACTTTGACAGTTATAACTACTTAAAAAGTGAAAATAGCTTGATTATGACAGGACCTAGTGGTACAAATGTCATAGATATAGCATTAATAATAAAAGGAGATTAA
- a CDS encoding HAD-IIB family hydrolase — translation MSDYLVFTDLDGTLLNHHDYSFAEAAEALSFLQKKSIPLIIVTSKTFAEVKLLQEKLNIKCPFIVENGAGIFIPSASPIASSVDCDDPYIKITQAQTYLELRIFFKKVQREYTIRGFGDMQVKEVMELTSLDEASAINAMKRDFTEPFILEGEVDIEALKKEAMKEGLDIVKGGRFFHLVSKGQDKAYAMKHLTHLFEEFLDKKMRMIALGDSANDFTMLKAADIGVLIPLHDGTYADIADKTVMKSPYAGPKGWNKTLMEILDV, via the coding sequence TTGAGTGACTATCTTGTATTTACAGACCTTGATGGAACTCTATTAAATCATCATGATTATAGCTTTGCTGAAGCTGCAGAAGCTCTCTCATTTTTACAAAAAAAATCAATACCTCTCATTATAGTTACTAGTAAAACATTTGCAGAAGTGAAGCTTTTACAAGAAAAACTCAATATAAAATGCCCCTTTATCGTAGAAAATGGCGCAGGTATCTTCATCCCCTCGGCATCTCCCATAGCAAGCAGTGTCGATTGTGATGATCCCTACATAAAAATAACACAGGCCCAAACATATTTAGAATTGAGAATATTTTTCAAAAAAGTTCAAAGAGAGTATACCATTCGTGGATTTGGAGATATGCAAGTTAAAGAGGTGATGGAGCTTACCTCTTTAGATGAAGCTTCTGCAATAAACGCGATGAAAAGAGATTTTACAGAGCCTTTTATACTCGAGGGTGAAGTAGATATAGAAGCCTTAAAAAAAGAGGCGATGAAAGAGGGCTTAGACATTGTAAAGGGTGGGCGTTTTTTTCATTTAGTCTCTAAGGGTCAAGATAAGGCTTATGCAATGAAGCATCTCACCCATCTTTTTGAAGAGTTTTTAGATAAAAAAATGAGAATGATTGCACTTGGAGATAGTGCCAATGATTTTACGATGTTAAAAGCCGCTGATATAGGAGTTTTGATACCTCTACATGATGGAACCTACGCAGATATAGCAGATAAAACTGTTATGAAGTCACCTTATGCAGGTCCAAAGGGTTGGAATAAAACACTTATGGAGATTCTAGATGTCTAA